A region of Paenibacillus sp. 37 DNA encodes the following proteins:
- a CDS encoding MBL fold metallo-hydrolase: MASDNLITEGLTGLEEVAPDILSLRTLFVNVVFIGEPGSRNWVLVDTGMARFTDHIVQVATERFQGPPSAIILTHGHFDHVGTVIELEQFWGVPVYAHPLEIPYLTGLKDYPPADPSVGGGLMSRLSFAYPNEAINLDDRIFSLPKDHSVPGVSGWEWVHTPGHTPGHVSLFREADRLLIAGDAIITVKQESLWSVLLQDKQLHGPPSYFTTDWQAAHQSVQHIRHLEPKLAITGHGHALSGDMLSASLKRLDLDFEESTVPDQGKYVD; encoded by the coding sequence ATGGCATCTGACAATCTGATTACAGAAGGGTTGACGGGACTTGAAGAAGTCGCGCCCGATATTCTCAGTCTACGTACACTATTCGTGAATGTCGTGTTCATCGGAGAGCCAGGAAGCAGGAACTGGGTCCTCGTGGACACCGGAATGGCGAGGTTCACAGATCATATTGTTCAGGTTGCAACAGAACGATTTCAAGGTCCGCCGTCTGCAATCATATTGACGCATGGTCACTTCGACCATGTAGGGACCGTTATTGAACTGGAACAATTCTGGGGTGTGCCAGTGTATGCTCATCCGCTTGAAATTCCGTATTTAACGGGATTAAAAGATTACCCGCCAGCGGACCCTTCTGTAGGTGGAGGTTTGATGTCCAGGTTGTCATTCGCTTATCCCAATGAGGCAATCAATCTGGATGATCGGATATTCAGTTTACCCAAAGATCATTCCGTTCCAGGCGTCTCAGGATGGGAATGGGTGCACACGCCAGGTCATACGCCTGGACATGTGTCGCTGTTTCGGGAAGCAGACCGTTTGTTAATTGCGGGAGACGCAATCATCACAGTGAAGCAGGAGTCGCTGTGGAGTGTGTTGCTTCAGGACAAACAGTTGCATGGCCCACCATCTTATTTCACAACCGATTGGCAGGCTGCTCATCAATCTGTCCAGCATATAAGGCATCTGGAACCGAAACTTGCGATTACCGGGCATGGGCATGCCTTGAGCGGAGATATGCTGAGTGCATCCTTGAAGCGGCTTGATCTGGACTTTGAAGAGAGCACTGTGCCGGATCAAGGAAAATATGTGGATTAA
- a CDS encoding aminopeptidase — protein sequence MNTFETNLQQYAELAVQVGVNVHPGQTLVVNAPISAAHFVRLIVKAAYGKGAKLVKVNWSDETVTRLHYDLAPDEAFSIEPKWFAAEMTELVEEGAAILHVIAENPDLLNGVAQERIVTSQKVRGKALEKYRSYQMADKFSWSIVAVPSPEWAAKVFPDLPEAQQVDRLWDVIFKTVRIGEQDAVAEWKTHLQNLDSRADLLNNKKYKKLHYTAPGTDLTIELPEGHIWVSGGSVNEQGHVFIANMPTEEVFTAPLKTGVNGVVRSTKPLSYGGNLIDGFSLTFENGRIVDYTAEQGLDALKNLIEMDEGAHYLGEVALVPHQSPISDTNILFYNTLFDENASNHLAIGNAYAFCLEGGKTMSKEELIERGMNSSLTHVDFMIGSGEMNIHGVTSEGAEEPIFLQGNWAF from the coding sequence ATGAATACTTTTGAAACGAATCTTCAGCAATATGCTGAACTGGCTGTACAAGTCGGTGTCAATGTCCATCCAGGACAGACACTCGTGGTAAACGCTCCAATCTCGGCAGCACATTTTGTACGACTGATTGTCAAAGCAGCTTACGGTAAAGGTGCGAAATTGGTCAAAGTAAACTGGAGCGATGAAACCGTTACACGTCTTCATTACGATCTTGCACCTGATGAAGCCTTCTCCATTGAACCGAAATGGTTTGCAGCTGAAATGACTGAACTCGTTGAAGAAGGTGCCGCTATTCTGCACGTCATCGCTGAAAATCCTGATCTGCTGAACGGTGTAGCTCAGGAACGGATTGTTACCAGCCAAAAAGTGCGCGGCAAAGCGCTCGAAAAATATCGTTCTTATCAGATGGCTGACAAATTCAGCTGGTCTATCGTAGCCGTTCCTTCTCCGGAATGGGCAGCTAAAGTGTTCCCGGATCTTCCAGAAGCACAACAAGTCGATCGCCTGTGGGACGTCATTTTCAAAACCGTACGGATCGGTGAGCAGGATGCTGTTGCCGAATGGAAAACCCATTTGCAAAACCTAGATTCCCGTGCTGATCTGCTGAACAACAAGAAATACAAGAAGCTTCACTATACAGCTCCAGGCACAGACTTGACCATTGAACTTCCAGAAGGCCATATCTGGGTATCCGGTGGAAGTGTGAATGAGCAAGGACATGTCTTTATTGCCAATATGCCTACGGAAGAAGTATTCACGGCTCCGCTGAAAACGGGTGTTAACGGTGTAGTTCGCAGCACGAAACCACTGAGCTATGGCGGCAACCTGATTGACGGATTCTCCCTTACATTTGAGAACGGTCGAATCGTAGATTACACCGCTGAACAAGGACTGGATGCACTCAAAAACCTAATCGAGATGGATGAAGGTGCACACTATCTGGGTGAGGTAGCCCTCGTTCCACATCAGTCACCAATTTCAGATACCAATATTTTGTTCTATAATACTTTGTTTGATGAAAATGCCTCCAACCATTTGGCGATTGGTAATGCCTATGCCTTCTGTCTGGAAGGTGGTAAAACGATGTCCAAAGAAGAATTGATTGAACGTGGCATGAACTCCAGTCTCACTCATGTTGACTTCATGATTGGATCCGGAGAAATGAACATCCACGGTGTGACCTCCGAAGGTGCGGAAGAGCCGATCTTCCTGCAAGGAAACTGGGCATTTTAA
- a CDS encoding aminopeptidase, whose product MLSFEQKMDRYAELAVRVGANVQPGQVFVISAMIDTAEFVRLLVRKGYEAGAKQVIVKYGDETVNRLRFEMAPEESFQEPPKWHAAELEELAANNAAFLTVLSSSPDLMKGIDPERISTHQRTFGQAMAKYRQYQQADKMSWTGVACPSPDWAAKVFPDLPAAEQVSQLWEAIFSAVRADLEDPVAAWEQHIERLETKAVALNNKKYQALHFLSPGTDLTVELPEGHIWAQAGSVNEQGTPFVANIPTEEVFTAPAKHGVNGKVSSTKPLSYGGSIIDRFSLTFENGRIIDFHAEEGQDTLERLISMDEGSHYLGEVALVPFHSPISESGILYYTTLYDENASCHLAIGSSYAFNIEGGKTMSPEELAARGMNSSITHVDFMMGSPETDIYGITANGEREAIFLNGDWAF is encoded by the coding sequence ATGTTAAGTTTTGAACAAAAAATGGATCGTTACGCTGAACTGGCTGTAAGAGTAGGTGCTAACGTGCAGCCAGGACAAGTATTTGTCATCTCTGCGATGATTGATACCGCTGAATTCGTACGTTTGCTGGTACGAAAGGGGTATGAAGCTGGCGCCAAGCAGGTGATTGTAAAATACGGAGATGAAACCGTCAATCGATTGCGGTTTGAGATGGCCCCTGAGGAATCCTTCCAGGAGCCGCCGAAATGGCATGCAGCGGAGCTTGAAGAACTGGCGGCCAATAATGCAGCCTTTCTAACCGTATTGTCATCCAGTCCAGACCTGATGAAAGGTATTGACCCGGAGCGGATTTCCACCCATCAGCGTACATTTGGTCAGGCAATGGCCAAGTACCGTCAGTATCAACAGGCGGATAAAATGAGCTGGACGGGTGTGGCTTGTCCTTCCCCCGATTGGGCAGCCAAAGTATTCCCGGATCTCCCGGCAGCCGAGCAGGTTAGCCAGCTGTGGGAAGCCATTTTTTCTGCAGTGAGAGCCGATCTGGAGGACCCTGTAGCGGCTTGGGAACAGCATATCGAACGACTGGAGACCAAAGCCGTTGCCCTGAACAACAAGAAGTATCAAGCATTGCATTTCCTCTCACCGGGGACGGATCTTACTGTCGAGCTTCCAGAAGGTCATATCTGGGCGCAGGCAGGTAGCGTGAATGAGCAAGGCACCCCTTTTGTCGCCAATATTCCAACAGAGGAAGTATTCACTGCTCCAGCCAAACATGGCGTTAATGGCAAAGTGTCCAGCACCAAACCACTCAGCTATGGCGGCAGTATCATTGATCGTTTTTCACTCACATTTGAGAACGGACGTATCATTGATTTTCATGCCGAAGAAGGTCAGGATACGCTGGAAAGACTCATTTCCATGGATGAAGGATCTCATTACCTCGGCGAAGTCGCTTTGGTTCCCTTCCATTCACCGATCTCTGAGAGTGGTATCCTGTATTACACTACATTGTATGATGAGAATGCATCGTGCCATCTTGCGATTGGCAGTTCCTATGCATTTAATATCGAAGGGGGCAAGACGATGTCTCCCGAAGAACTTGCCGCTCGCGGCATGAACTCCAGCATTACTCATGTGGATTTCATGATGGGCTCTCCCGAAACGGACATCTACGGTATTACGGCAAACGGCGAACGTGAAGCCATCTTCCTCAATGGAGACTGGGCATTCTAA